The sequence TCGTCGTAAATTTCCTTCACGACCCAGACTTCGCCCCCGCCTTGCGCGTAGGCGGCGTCTATGCCGGCCTGAATGGTGCCCACGGGCGCGATATCCTTTTGCGCCCAGGATCCCGGCGGGCCGACGTAAACGACGCCCGCCGATGCGGTTCCCGCAAGAAACAACACGCCCAACACGATTGCAAAACGCCGCGTCCACATATTCTTGTCCTTTCCTGCGCGCGCCATTGGAAATTCAATGCCCCTGAGACAGCCAAGCCGCAATGCGACGGTCATTGGCACGATTTTTCGCAACATTCTCACGCAATCGCCGATGTTGCAAACAAAAAAGTAAAACTGACATCCTCGATCCGTATGGCCTATCTTCACTTTACCCCGAAAGAACCATTCTGTCAACTTCGATGCAGGCATGGCCGCCGCGTCATTGTGGGGAGCGAGTTTACGAGCGACACGGCAATCCCGGCTTTTCCCACGGGCCGCTATGCTTCCCCCAACGGAAATGAATGCGCGTATGCGGCCATGGCCCGCAGGTTGTCCGGCGGGGTGTCGCGCACAATCTCGCATCCGGCGCCCACGATATAGGCCGGACCGGCCTGACGGTGGCAGGCGGCAACGGCTTCGCGGATCTGTTCGGGCGATCCGTTGCGGACCACGGCGACGGGATCGAGATTTCCAAGAAGGACCTGGGCGGGCCCCATCGCGGCGCGGGCCTCGTCCATCGGAACCATATAGTCGAGGTCCACGATATCGCAGCCGAGGCGTCCCATACCGTCGAGTATGGGCCGGGTGTTACCGCAGATGTGCAGGCGGACGCGGCCGCCCGTCGCGTGGATGCCCTCGACGAGACGCTTTTCGCACGGGAACACGAAGGCTTCGTAAAGGTCCGGGCCTACGAGCGACGCGGCGGCGTCTCCCACGCCGATCAGGTCCGCGCCGGCCTCGATTTGGGCGCGCGCGAAGCGCAATCCCAATTCCAGCACGAACTCGAACAGGTCCGCAACGAACGCCGGATCCTCGTAGAAGTCCATCATGAGCGCGTTTATCCCACGCAAATCGGCGGCTTCGGCGCAGGGACCTTCGACCCATCCCTCGATCAGGTATTCGCGGGCCGCGCGTTCGCGGAACAAGGCGGCGGCCTCGATGCGATCGCGCATCCGCGTTCCGCCAAGGGGATCGGGCATGGGCAACCGCGCGAGTTCCGTCTTGTCGGCCAAGCGCGCCCGCGATTCGTCAAGGGCGGGCGGCTGGTTGTCGAAAAAATGGACGGCGGCCCCGCAGTCCGCCGCCTCGCGCGCGGGATCCGATATGCAGGACACATAGTCGAAACCATACGCTTCCGCGGTGCGCAGTTGCGCCTCAACGAGCACGCGGTGGTCCGTCGCGTAAGCGCGGTACGGCACGCCGGCGTGATCCGCCGCGAACATCATCGTTATCGGCATGAACGGCAGACGATCGATCGGCCGTTTCTCCAGGCAATTGAGAATGCGTTCCCTACCGGTCATGTTCGTGGTTTCCTTGGGCGGGCAGGATCGGCTTTGTCGAGATTCCCCCGCATATTCAAGTCATCCAATTGACGATATCGTCACCCTGTATGGCTTTCGGTTGAGTTGCGTGCTCGCGATATCGCGCAACGATGCGCGGATTGCCTTTCATTCCATAAATCGGGGTATCCGTATCAGATAAACACATCGCCGTTGCCTTTGAACCGCCGCGCGCGCCATCAACGCTTTATAAAGCGCATCGTCTATGTCTTTTTTTTGTGCTACCGCTACGTCGAGCATCCTCCAATTCTTGGTTTATTGTATCACCTTTCATGAACAAAGCGAGCCCGGCAAGGTTTGCCCAATGGGTCTGGCCGACATTTCCCAAGGCAGCTCAGCCACAAAGGCTCAATCGGGGCTGGCAAGCAAAGCGCAAAAAGATGACCGGTGACACGGGGTGCTCTTTTTTGGCTAATCCGGTTTTTCCGATCTGTTCCGACCCGGTTGAACTGGTGTGTCCGGACCGGTCTCATGACGCGAGAAGCCCCCTATTCCTCCAACGATCCGGATTGACGGTAGCCCCCGGCCCCGATAGGGGCCGAAACATGAATAGCCGTGGGGGGCAACCCACGGAACCGGATCAGCCAGCGGTCAACCCGGAACGGGTTGAACCT is a genomic window of Candidatus Hydrogenedentota bacterium containing:
- a CDS encoding uroporphyrinogen decarboxylase family protein, which translates into the protein MTGRERILNCLEKRPIDRLPFMPITMMFAADHAGVPYRAYATDHRVLVEAQLRTAEAYGFDYVSCISDPAREAADCGAAVHFFDNQPPALDESRARLADKTELARLPMPDPLGGTRMRDRIEAAALFRERAAREYLIEGWVEGPCAEAADLRGINALMMDFYEDPAFVADLFEFVLELGLRFARAQIEAGADLIGVGDAAASLVGPDLYEAFVFPCEKRLVEGIHATGGRVRLHICGNTRPILDGMGRLGCDIVDLDYMVPMDEARAAMGPAQVLLGNLDPVAVVRNGSPEQIREAVAACHRQAGPAYIVGAGCEIVRDTPPDNLRAMAAYAHSFPLGEA